A portion of the Spirochaetota bacterium genome contains these proteins:
- a CDS encoding DUF2892 domain-containing protein, producing MKKNVSPEDSYIRFLVGMSFLLNIIILNPGVIGFIILLTLGLVMIYSSLSRYSILYEILNINKCEDTCKDDAEVEDQ from the coding sequence ATGAAGAAAAATGTGAGTCCAGAAGACAGCTATATAAGATTTCTAGTAGGAATGTCATTTCTACTCAACATCATTATTCTCAATCCAGGGGTCATCGGCTTTATAATACTTCTGACCCTTGGATTAGTCATGATCTATAGTTCCCTTAGCAGATATTCCATACTATACGAGATACTGAATATCAATAAATGTGAGGATACTTGTAAGGATGATGCTGAGGTGGAGGACCAATAA
- a CDS encoding chloride channel protein — MTEHTFMLIIATIIGIFSGFGAILVRAMIKLISDISFVGGANLLESITLTPWYMKILIPMIGGLAVGPIIHFFAKEAKGHGVPEVMQSILMRGGTIRARVALVKAVASSITIGTGGSVGREGPIVQIGSSIGSAVAQLFRVSSQRMKTLTACGAAAGIAAAFNAPIAGAFFAIEILLRDFGFSHLSPIVISSAMATVVSHYFEGDFAAFQVPSYHLTSPYELLFYLILGVICALISYSFIKILYFSEDFFDNHLRFPEYLKPMIGGISIGIIAIYFPQIMGVGYESINDALHGKTIWHLALILIFIKLSATSLTLASGGSGGIFAPSLFLGAMAGCAFGSFVHAHFPSITAEVGAYALVAMGGLVAGTTHAPITAIIIVFELTNDYQIILPLMITCIISTILSSKLSRESIYTLKLLKRNINIKDGAEINIMKSIFIKDIYSNHIETIPEKNNFNDVVNRAISGKLPYFIVIDKKGMISGIISLHDIKDLLFERDTLKDVLIARDIAVKDVETVFLNDNCQTALERMTALNLEGLPVVSPSNPHRILGMIWRRDILDAYNKEIERRDITSTFASRITMKNINGNVHFMEGYSLAEIPPPRKFIGKSIKEINIRAKYGVDVLLIRNNTDQGSKIKAIPSPDYIISFNDSLVIAGEIGKINLLKELS, encoded by the coding sequence ATGACTGAACATACATTTATGTTAATCATTGCCACAATAATTGGCATCTTTTCCGGATTTGGAGCGATACTTGTTCGTGCCATGATTAAGTTAATATCTGACATCTCTTTTGTCGGAGGTGCAAATCTATTGGAGAGCATAACCCTTACGCCATGGTATATGAAAATACTAATTCCAATGATTGGAGGACTTGCGGTAGGGCCTATTATACACTTCTTTGCGAAAGAAGCAAAAGGACACGGGGTTCCAGAGGTTATGCAGTCAATCCTGATGAGAGGTGGAACAATAAGGGCAAGGGTCGCTTTGGTCAAGGCAGTGGCTTCATCAATCACAATTGGCACAGGGGGGTCTGTTGGAAGGGAGGGACCAATTGTCCAGATAGGATCCAGTATCGGATCAGCTGTTGCACAACTGTTTCGAGTATCCAGTCAAAGAATGAAGACCCTCACTGCCTGTGGCGCTGCAGCAGGTATTGCCGCGGCCTTTAATGCTCCCATTGCAGGCGCCTTTTTTGCTATTGAAATATTATTACGGGATTTTGGGTTTTCTCATCTATCCCCAATTGTAATATCTTCCGCAATGGCAACGGTTGTATCCCATTACTTTGAGGGCGACTTCGCCGCCTTTCAGGTGCCTTCCTATCATCTGACAAGTCCTTATGAGCTATTATTCTATCTTATTCTCGGGGTTATTTGCGCTCTTATTTCATACTCATTTATTAAGATCCTATATTTCTCAGAGGACTTCTTTGACAACCATTTACGATTTCCGGAATATCTGAAACCTATGATTGGCGGAATTTCAATCGGTATTATAGCGATATACTTTCCTCAAATAATGGGAGTTGGATATGAATCAATAAATGATGCCTTGCATGGCAAAACGATCTGGCATCTGGCATTGATATTAATATTTATAAAACTATCAGCAACATCATTAACACTCGCTTCAGGAGGTTCAGGCGGCATATTCGCGCCCTCCCTCTTCCTTGGGGCTATGGCTGGATGCGCTTTCGGTTCCTTTGTCCACGCACACTTTCCTTCAATCACTGCGGAGGTAGGGGCCTATGCCCTTGTAGCGATGGGAGGACTTGTGGCCGGCACAACGCATGCCCCGATTACCGCTATTATTATCGTTTTCGAACTGACTAATGACTATCAGATTATTCTGCCACTGATGATAACCTGCATAATCAGCACAATACTCTCCTCAAAACTATCGAGGGAATCCATATATACCCTGAAGCTCTTGAAACGGAATATTAACATTAAGGATGGTGCTGAGATCAATATAATGAAATCGATCTTTATTAAGGATATCTATTCAAATCATATTGAGACAATTCCAGAGAAGAATAATTTTAATGACGTAGTCAACAGAGCAATATCTGGCAAACTTCCCTATTTTATTGTTATAGATAAAAAGGGTATGATCTCAGGTATTATCTCACTCCATGACATTAAGGATCTACTTTTCGAGAGGGATACCCTTAAGGATGTTCTCATTGCAAGGGATATTGCTGTTAAAGATGTAGAAACGGTATTCCTGAATGATAACTGCCAAACAGCGTTGGAGAGGATGACAGCATTGAATTTAGAGGGATTACCGGTGGTGTCCCCCTCTAATCCTCACAGGATACTCGGCATGATTTGGCGTAGGGATATACTCGACGCCTACAATAAAGAAATTGAACGTCGAGATATTACCTCGACATTTGCTAGCAGAATAACAATGAAGAATATAAATGGGAATGTTCATTTCATGGAGGGATATTCATTAGCCGAGATCCCGCCCCCAAGGAAATTCATTGGAAAATCGATTAAGGAGATCAATATACGAGCTAAGTATGGTGTTGATGTTCTATTGATCAGGAATAACACGGATCAGGGTTCCAAGATAAAGGCGATTCCAAGCCCTGATTATATCATCTCCTTTAATGATTCCCTCGTGATTGCTGGAGAGATCGGGAAGATAAACCTCCTTAAGGAACTCTCATGA
- the lsrF gene encoding 3-hydroxy-5-phosphonooxypentane-2,4-dione thiolase yields MPDAAGILEARNKNEMEAEGVDESRKWVKGYDNLDWGIKNRLSRLIKPDGHCFFLPIDHGYFQGPTRCLERPGDTIRDILPFADGLFLTRGVLRSCIDPGIDTPIILRVSGATSVIGKDLANEVITTSIEDIIRLNVAAVGLSIFVGSDYEKETLENLASLVNECEDYGIPVMAVTAVGKEMEKRTARFLALSCRIAAELGAKVVKTYYCSEDFEKITNGCPVPIVMAGGPKCETELEVFEFVYDGMQKGAIGVNLGRNVWQNPNPIAVMRSLKAIIHEKATPKQAQELFETIKNSN; encoded by the coding sequence ATGCCTGATGCAGCTGGAATCTTAGAGGCCAGGAATAAAAATGAAATGGAGGCTGAAGGAGTAGATGAAAGCAGGAAATGGGTAAAGGGATATGACAACCTTGATTGGGGAATTAAAAACAGGCTTTCACGCCTTATCAAACCTGATGGTCACTGTTTCTTTCTCCCTATTGATCATGGCTACTTTCAAGGACCCACAAGGTGTCTTGAGAGACCTGGGGATACTATAAGAGATATTCTGCCCTTTGCTGATGGTCTTTTTTTAACAAGGGGCGTATTGAGAAGTTGTATTGATCCAGGTATTGATACCCCCATTATCCTTAGAGTCTCAGGAGCTACCAGTGTTATTGGGAAGGACCTTGCTAACGAGGTTATTACAACTTCCATTGAAGATATAATCCGGTTGAATGTCGCTGCTGTAGGTCTTTCCATATTCGTTGGAAGCGATTATGAAAAGGAAACTTTGGAAAATCTTGCCAGTCTAGTCAATGAATGTGAGGATTACGGTATCCCTGTCATGGCAGTAACTGCTGTGGGAAAGGAAATGGAGAAGAGAACCGCGCGTTTCTTGGCGCTTTCATGCCGCATTGCTGCAGAACTTGGAGCAAAAGTTGTAAAGACCTATTACTGCTCAGAGGATTTTGAAAAAATAACCAATGGATGTCCAGTGCCTATCGTTATGGCTGGAGGACCGAAATGTGAAACAGAACTGGAGGTCTTTGAGTTTGTGTATGATGGCATGCAAAAGGGCGCTATTGGAGTCAATCTGGGTAGGAATGTATGGCAGAATCCTAATCCGATAGCTGTAATGAGATCGCTAAAAGCAATCATTCATGAGAAGGCCACACCAAAGCAGGCCCAGGAACTCTTTGAAACGATTAAAAATAGTAATTAA
- the cutA gene encoding divalent-cation tolerance protein CutA produces the protein MSKFIVILCTVPSKDDGIAIAKRLVEEGLAACVNINSGVSSIYKWKGDICDDEEYLLFIKSRKALFDKVSAEIVSLHPYDLPEIISLPITVALKPYLNWIEENTQN, from the coding sequence TTGAGTAAATTTATAGTTATTCTATGCACTGTGCCCTCAAAGGATGATGGTATAGCCATTGCTAAAAGACTTGTTGAGGAAGGTCTTGCCGCCTGTGTGAATATCAATAGCGGTGTATCATCGATATATAAATGGAAGGGAGATATCTGTGATGATGAAGAATATCTCCTATTCATCAAGAGCAGAAAGGCGCTCTTTGATAAAGTAAGCGCTGAGATTGTTTCTCTTCACCCATATGATCTTCCAGAGATAATCTCTCTGCCTATAACTGTAGCATTAAAACCCTATCTCAACTGGATCGAGGAGAATACGCAGAATTAG
- a CDS encoding PTS sugar transporter subunit IIA yields MKPIVKFTDQKYIKRIKSRDKYKAIAELAHVFSDSNICSNIDELIRALHEREEIMSTGIGFGIAIPHAKIKSVNEITFAIGISKHGIDFDSIDKKPVHLLVLVAAGERQHKDYLKLLSNIMAKLKNQRIKQRIINSNSNKEIINILSEED; encoded by the coding sequence ATGAAACCTATTGTAAAATTTACAGATCAAAAGTATATTAAGAGAATTAAATCCAGAGACAAATACAAGGCAATTGCAGAACTCGCTCATGTCTTTAGTGATTCCAACATTTGTAGTAACATCGATGAGCTGATAAGGGCGCTGCATGAGAGAGAGGAGATCATGAGTACTGGGATTGGCTTTGGAATAGCTATACCTCACGCTAAGATTAAATCCGTAAACGAGATAACCTTTGCGATTGGGATTTCAAAGCATGGAATCGATTTTGATTCCATTGATAAAAAGCCTGTTCATCTGCTGGTTTTGGTCGCTGCTGGGGAAAGACAGCATAAGGATTATTTGAAATTATTGTCGAATATTATGGCAAAATTAAAGAATCAAAGGATTAAGCAGAGAATAATAAATTCTAATTCTAACAAGGAGATTATAAATATACTTTCAGAAGAAGATTAG
- a CDS encoding polymer-forming cytoskeletal protein, which translates to MALTKSGGDLANNVIGENSYFAGAFHINGSLRIDGRFEGKYLQAEQLYIGPDGKIKTNINAISVIVEGLVIGNINASNRVLLMPTARILGDIKTPELIIQNGVILEGRCTISNDLKSSAKNLIEKEYDKNRLIPEEFFEKS; encoded by the coding sequence ATGGCATTAACAAAGAGTGGTGGTGATTTAGCTAATAATGTCATAGGTGAAAATTCTTATTTTGCAGGAGCCTTTCATATAAATGGATCACTAAGAATTGATGGTCGATTTGAGGGGAAATACCTTCAAGCAGAACAGTTATACATCGGTCCAGATGGTAAAATAAAGACTAATATAAATGCTATATCTGTAATAGTGGAAGGTCTTGTAATTGGAAATATAAATGCTTCGAACAGGGTTCTCCTAATGCCCACCGCAAGAATCCTTGGTGATATAAAAACCCCAGAGCTTATTATTCAAAACGGCGTGATTCTTGAGGGTAGATGCACCATCTCCAATGATCTAAAATCATCCGCCAAGAATCTAATTGAGAAGGAATATGATAAGAATAGACTAATCCCAGAGGAGTTTTTTGAAAAGTCATAG
- a CDS encoding peptidoglycan DD-metalloendopeptidase family protein, whose protein sequence is MMIKTILLFLLLFNIDYKIPQRGNSDKQCFIIGNNTLQKIYYSTSSNYSLNHSGNKAFDNDRKSSWLSQRDGDHWIEIDFATKRLMSRIVVYSGRKDNYRAVKYCILQFIHNDEWFDYATLNFEENNKNCILGFFFPNRRVYKERVEFDLCGVDASAFRIFIPASATYDGYAAIAEIETYIGMNNLKCYDERLMGLRFPINNGFLPTMDSSYPNAPREYRGGKHVGLDIYYYHSEDSYDPIGVDKETPVIAADNGIILRADWNYIPMSVEEWKNQSEYYKRHPCTFVKRSFGGRQIWIDHRNGVISTYNHLSRIDKKIVRGANVKKGQRIGWAGNSGLLGEAEGKDYGIHLHFEIWVDGQYLGYGMNIKDIRKYFTWIFSIHQ, encoded by the coding sequence ATGATGATAAAAACGATTCTTCTTTTCCTGTTATTATTCAATATCGATTATAAAATTCCTCAAAGGGGGAATAGCGACAAGCAGTGTTTTATAATCGGCAACAACACCCTGCAGAAGATCTATTATTCCACAAGCTCAAACTATAGTCTTAATCATAGCGGGAACAAGGCCTTTGACAATGACAGGAAGTCTTCCTGGCTCTCCCAAAGGGATGGAGATCATTGGATCGAAATTGATTTCGCTACCAAAAGACTCATGAGTAGAATAGTTGTATATTCTGGAAGGAAGGATAACTACAGGGCAGTAAAATATTGTATACTCCAATTCATTCATAATGATGAATGGTTCGATTATGCCACCCTCAATTTCGAAGAGAACAATAAAAATTGCATACTCGGATTCTTCTTTCCAAATCGAAGGGTCTATAAGGAGAGGGTTGAATTCGATCTCTGCGGTGTGGATGCAAGCGCCTTCAGAATATTTATACCGGCCAGCGCCACCTATGATGGTTATGCCGCTATAGCTGAGATTGAGACCTACATCGGGATGAATAATCTGAAATGCTATGACGAACGACTCATGGGCCTGAGGTTCCCAATAAATAATGGTTTCCTTCCTACCATGGATTCCAGTTATCCTAATGCCCCGCGTGAGTATAGAGGCGGGAAACATGTTGGTTTGGATATTTATTATTATCACTCAGAAGATTCTTATGATCCGATTGGAGTTGATAAAGAGACGCCTGTGATTGCGGCGGACAATGGCATAATTTTAAGGGCGGATTGGAACTATATACCCATGTCCGTTGAAGAATGGAAGAATCAGTCTGAGTATTATAAAAGACATCCCTGTACCTTTGTCAAGAGGTCCTTTGGGGGAAGACAGATATGGATCGACCATAGGAATGGAGTTATTAGTACCTATAACCACCTTTCCCGAATAGATAAGAAGATAGTAAGGGGCGCTAATGTTAAGAAGGGTCAAAGGATTGGCTGGGCTGGGAATTCCGGCCTCCTGGGTGAGGCTGAAGGTAAAGATTATGGCATCCACCTACACTTTGAAATATGGGTAGATGGACAATACTTGGGATATGGGATGAATATAAAGGATATACGGAAATACTTCACATGGATCTTTTCTATACACCAATAG
- the pdxA gene encoding 4-hydroxythreonine-4-phosphate dehydrogenase PdxA: protein MKSHSIRVGIVIGDPAGIGPEVALKAVSELDGIDNIIPIVIGRYEVLVRHYPDLVQGYRLWDYKRDTPSDILDDHNYIYNICLDLPIPTPGKGNIYTGIESIKYIDKAIELWRCGTLDSIVTGPVNKGLIEKSGCRFTGHTEYIAESIQEKNPYMMMYSKDYRVMLVTTHIPVSGITERIDSEKIYNTIIAGHRAISRIDGKEVRIAITGLDPHCGDRGAIGNFDMNVTEKAVSMAKSDGINIEGPFAADTLFLPERWRSYNLVIAQYHDQGLIPFKTLTFDTGVNVTMGLSIIRTSVAHGTAYDIAGKGCAKYKSMIEAITLAYLLAENKSTI from the coding sequence TTGAAAAGTCATAGTATCAGGGTTGGGATTGTAATTGGCGATCCTGCTGGTATTGGACCAGAAGTAGCCCTAAAGGCTGTTTCAGAATTGGATGGGATTGATAATATCATTCCCATTGTTATAGGTCGATACGAGGTTCTAGTTAGGCATTATCCTGACCTCGTTCAGGGATACAGGCTTTGGGACTACAAAAGGGATACACCTTCGGATATTCTTGATGATCACAATTATATTTACAATATCTGCCTAGACCTGCCAATACCAACCCCTGGCAAGGGTAACATATATACTGGGATTGAGTCTATCAAGTATATTGATAAAGCAATAGAACTATGGAGATGTGGTACATTGGATTCTATTGTTACTGGACCAGTAAATAAGGGCCTAATCGAAAAATCAGGATGCCGCTTTACAGGACACACCGAATATATAGCTGAATCCATCCAGGAAAAAAATCCATACATGATGATGTACTCAAAGGACTATAGAGTGATGCTTGTAACAACACATATACCTGTATCAGGGATAACTGAGAGGATTGATTCCGAAAAGATATACAATACAATTATCGCTGGGCATAGGGCAATATCCAGGATCGACGGCAAGGAGGTTAGAATTGCTATCACTGGATTAGATCCTCATTGCGGCGATAGGGGCGCTATCGGCAATTTTGATATGAATGTTACTGAAAAGGCCGTTAGTATGGCAAAAAGCGATGGAATAAATATTGAGGGTCCCTTTGCTGCTGATACCCTCTTCCTGCCCGAGAGATGGAGATCATACAATTTAGTTATAGCCCAATATCACGATCAGGGGCTAATACCCTTTAAGACCCTCACCTTTGATACTGGTGTTAATGTTACCATGGGTCTCTCTATAATAAGGACATCCGTAGCACATGGCACAGCATATGATATCGCTGGCAAGGGGTGCGCTAAGTATAAGAGCATGATCGAAGCAATTACTTTGGCATACCTCCTTGCAGAAAATAAATCAACGATATAA
- a CDS encoding pyridoxal-dependent decarboxylase, with product MKLLDKDVHRKDVIKADIEHLRKLFIMPDSPDKFLEFGYELLNLIHNFFTEKGGIHSEISLPELSKLFSNIQIPKSPQLLKDILSEIKDKIIAHSVKVGSPYYIGHMTSAIPYFMILLEMIIAALNQNQVKIETAKASTFVERELVAWIHKLIFNRSSNFYQRHIQNPDVALGNVTLDGTIANLTAMLVARNKAFPPKGRFPGIRKAGVYEALRHYNYNRAVIIVSNRGHYSFDKISRIIGIGENNIIKIPVNSDNKIDIHKLRQTCYEIKEMNKDGEDRTKIISLIGIAGTTETGNIDNLVEIRKIADEYNTFFHVDAAWGGAVLLVDQYRFLLNGIESADSVTFDAHKLLYTPLSMGLILFKEETALDYLKHTSEYIIRADSVDQGRFTVEGSRPFSCLKPWSTLKIFGTEGFKLLLEQAFDNINYLRRIIEENSNLEPINQPELFIYNYRFVPEEIQKELDSLLQEIAVQGKQGRNKLQKRVDKINTTLNELNIELHRKIRQEDNSFVSRTVLESTKYSPQRIVVLRAITINPLLTPEIMEEIINEHNQLGLKIYKSYTSSRF from the coding sequence ATGAAGCTTCTTGATAAGGATGTTCATAGAAAGGATGTCATAAAGGCTGATATTGAGCATTTGAGGAAATTATTTATTATGCCGGATTCTCCGGATAAATTTTTGGAATTCGGTTATGAATTATTGAATCTTATTCATAATTTTTTTACTGAAAAGGGTGGAATACATAGCGAGATATCACTTCCTGAATTGTCAAAGCTATTCTCAAATATTCAGATTCCTAAATCCCCACAATTATTGAAGGATATTTTATCCGAAATAAAAGACAAGATAATAGCTCATTCCGTGAAGGTAGGCAGCCCCTATTATATTGGTCACATGACAAGCGCAATACCATATTTTATGATACTCCTTGAGATGATAATAGCCGCGCTTAATCAGAATCAAGTTAAGATAGAAACAGCAAAGGCATCCACCTTTGTTGAACGTGAACTTGTAGCGTGGATACATAAATTGATCTTTAATCGCTCTTCAAATTTTTATCAGAGACACATCCAGAATCCTGATGTGGCCCTGGGAAATGTTACACTTGACGGGACTATAGCGAATCTTACAGCGATGCTTGTGGCAAGGAATAAGGCCTTTCCCCCAAAGGGCAGATTCCCAGGCATTAGGAAGGCTGGCGTATATGAGGCATTACGACATTATAATTACAATAGGGCTGTGATAATTGTTTCTAACAGGGGTCACTATTCATTTGATAAGATTTCTCGGATCATAGGGATAGGTGAGAATAATATTATTAAGATTCCGGTTAATTCAGATAATAAGATTGATATTCATAAGTTAAGACAGACCTGCTATGAGATCAAAGAGATGAATAAAGACGGAGAGGATAGGACAAAGATCATCTCACTCATTGGCATTGCCGGCACCACAGAAACCGGAAATATTGATAACCTTGTTGAGATTAGGAAAATAGCCGATGAATATAATACCTTTTTTCATGTAGATGCTGCTTGGGGTGGGGCTGTCCTTCTTGTTGATCAATATCGTTTCCTGCTAAATGGAATAGAATCAGCTGATTCAGTAACCTTTGATGCTCATAAACTTCTCTATACTCCCCTATCTATGGGATTGATACTATTTAAAGAGGAGACGGCGCTCGATTATTTAAAGCACACTTCAGAGTATATTATTAGAGCGGATTCAGTTGATCAGGGAAGATTTACTGTCGAAGGTTCCAGACCATTCTCCTGCCTTAAACCCTGGTCTACCCTAAAGATATTTGGCACAGAAGGATTCAAGCTACTCTTGGAGCAGGCATTTGACAATATCAATTATTTGAGGAGAATTATTGAAGAGAATAGCAACCTTGAACCTATAAACCAACCTGAATTATTTATCTACAATTATAGGTTTGTCCCAGAGGAAATTCAGAAGGAACTGGATTCCCTCCTTCAGGAGATAGCGGTACAAGGGAAACAAGGAAGGAATAAACTTCAAAAAAGGGTGGATAAAATAAATACGACACTAAATGAACTCAATATTGAGTTGCATAGAAAGATTAGGCAGGAGGATAATAGCTTTGTATCAAGGACTGTTCTTGAATCAACGAAATATTCTCCCCAAAGGATAGTGGTTCTTCGTGCAATTACAATAAATCCCCTACTGACGCCTGAGATTATGGAGGAGATAATAAACGAGCACAATCAGTTGGGATTAAAGATATACAAATCATACACATCTAGTCGTTTTTAA